The following proteins are co-located in the Acidobacteriota bacterium genome:
- a CDS encoding VCBS repeat-containing protein: MPSPLLTRTVAALALAAAVVSAQDSPLQPLHYNNPGLVVDLGVGLWAWPIPWDVDGDGDTDLLVSCPDKPSNGVWLFENRSGPGDEMPVFAPGRRLGPTLHYVTPSYVDGALRVLRMNTEWPDVTRTGLTPDRGVTLPLPVTAHTTLFGTQPKGPRIRHNVWKYVDFDGDGALDIVQAAEDWSDYGWDDGYDASGHWIHGPLHGVIYVLRNEGTTAAPRYAAPQPLMAGGVRLDQPMGNPVPNFEDFDRDGDLDLLTGEFLDGFTYYENVGTRREPRYAAGRPVPTPDGTPLRMDLEMIVPVAFDWNRDGHPDLIVGDEDGRVAYVRNTGRLDAARTPIFETPRYFQQQADTLKSGALATPTTIDWDGDGDIDIISGNTAGYIEWFENLSGPRVERPRWAAPKRLEAGERTFRVMAGPNGSIQGPVEAKWGYTTLSAADWDGDGRPDIVFNSILGEVMWLRNVGTHRAPRLAAPEPIRVAWQGDPPRLAWGWKRPTGQNLLTQWRTTPVLYDVTGDGRPDLVMLDAEGYLSLFGRDRQGVDVRHPRRVFVDETGAPLRLNDKTAGGSGRRKIAIADWNGDGRFDLLVNSVNANVLLQVSDRNGRWWFRDAGPLTARNIEGHDVSPTTADFDGDGTPDFIGGAEDGRLYYLRNPRR; this comes from the coding sequence TCCTCACCAGAACCGTCGCCGCGCTTGCACTGGCTGCCGCGGTCGTCAGCGCGCAGGACTCGCCGCTCCAGCCGCTCCACTACAACAACCCGGGGCTCGTCGTCGATCTCGGCGTCGGCCTGTGGGCGTGGCCCATCCCGTGGGATGTCGACGGCGATGGCGACACGGACCTCCTGGTCTCCTGTCCGGACAAGCCCTCCAACGGCGTGTGGCTGTTCGAGAACCGATCGGGCCCCGGCGACGAGATGCCTGTGTTCGCACCGGGCCGCCGGCTCGGCCCCACGCTGCACTACGTCACGCCGTCCTACGTCGACGGCGCGCTGCGCGTGCTGCGCATGAACACCGAATGGCCCGACGTCACGCGCACGGGCCTCACGCCCGATCGCGGCGTCACGCTGCCCCTGCCCGTCACCGCGCACACGACGCTCTTCGGCACGCAGCCGAAAGGGCCGCGCATCCGCCACAACGTCTGGAAGTACGTCGACTTCGACGGGGACGGCGCGCTCGACATCGTCCAGGCCGCCGAGGACTGGTCCGACTACGGCTGGGACGATGGGTACGACGCGTCGGGGCACTGGATCCACGGCCCGCTGCATGGCGTGATCTACGTGCTGCGTAACGAAGGCACGACCGCCGCACCGCGCTACGCCGCGCCGCAGCCGCTGATGGCCGGCGGCGTGCGGCTCGATCAGCCGATGGGCAACCCCGTGCCCAACTTCGAGGACTTCGATCGCGACGGCGATCTCGACCTCCTCACGGGCGAGTTCCTCGACGGGTTCACGTACTACGAGAACGTGGGCACGCGGCGCGAGCCGCGCTACGCGGCAGGACGTCCGGTGCCGACACCCGACGGCACGCCGCTGCGGATGGACCTCGAGATGATCGTCCCTGTCGCGTTCGACTGGAATCGCGACGGTCACCCCGATCTCATCGTCGGCGACGAGGACGGCCGCGTGGCGTACGTGCGCAACACCGGCAGGCTCGACGCCGCGCGCACGCCCATCTTCGAAACCCCGCGCTACTTCCAGCAGCAGGCAGACACGCTGAAGTCCGGCGCGCTCGCCACGCCCACGACGATCGACTGGGACGGCGATGGCGACATCGACATCATCAGCGGCAACACGGCGGGCTACATCGAGTGGTTCGAGAACCTGAGCGGGCCGCGCGTCGAGCGTCCGCGCTGGGCGGCACCGAAGCGGCTCGAAGCGGGCGAACGGACATTCCGCGTGATGGCCGGGCCCAACGGTTCCATCCAGGGGCCTGTCGAAGCCAAGTGGGGCTACACGACGCTCAGCGCCGCCGACTGGGACGGCGACGGCCGGCCGGACATCGTCTTCAACTCGATCCTCGGCGAGGTGATGTGGCTGCGCAATGTCGGCACACATCGCGCACCGCGGCTGGCCGCGCCGGAGCCGATTCGCGTGGCCTGGCAGGGCGATCCGCCGCGTCTGGCGTGGGGCTGGAAGCGGCCGACAGGTCAGAACCTGCTGACGCAATGGCGGACGACGCCTGTCCTGTACGACGTGACGGGGGATGGCCGGCCCGATCTCGTGATGCTCGACGCGGAGGGGTATCTCTCGTTGTTCGGGCGCGACAGACAGGGCGTCGACGTCCGGCATCCCCGTCGCGTGTTCGTCGATGAGACGGGTGCGCCGCTTCGCCTGAACGACAAGACAGCCGGTGGCAGCGGGCGACGGAAGATCGCGATCGCCGACTGGAACGGCGATGGTCGGTTCGACCTGCTCGTGAACTCCGTCAACGCCAATGTCCTGCTGCAGGTCTCCGACCGCAACGGCCGCTGGTGGTTCCGCGACGCCGGCCCGCTCACCGCGCGCAACATCGAAGGACACGACGTGAGCCCCACGACCGCCGACTTCGACGGCGACGGCACCCCCGACTTCATCGGCGGCGCCGAAGACGGCCGACTGTACTACCTCCGCAACCCACGGCGCTGA
- a CDS encoding TonB-dependent receptor, whose protein sequence is MFSVLLSPSSSTAPFAVRDASWRHRQWPLVLVVTGVLAACATPAIAAPAQAAAGASCTHDGQSADAGGLVTDASTAPLPDAEVTLTCGSTTHVVRTGGQGAWNRPLPVGTWVVTAIKPGFTPLTGELVVAVGQDNRVTLALPVAPVTETVTVTAGGFEQAVRLAPASVTVVDRPQLLERRLSTIAEALADVEGVDVGQDVGKTGGLTVSMRGMPSDYTLMLIDGRRQNAAGNVTPNGFTETATSFMPPVGAIERIEVVRGPMSTLYGSDAMGGVVNIITRRVSDRWGGTATLDGTLQSNSDYGRTGQGSLYLTGPVISRRLGVALRGNSYHREAAALKYENVDGTDVPLTSFGLSPTGADIQTAGGRLSFVPGRDHDVTFDADGVWQTYDNSERQLGTLGVQGGYQEQLKFQRQQFVGAYVGRLGFGVIDSSVARNATETIGRTIPPGTPGRVAGDPRALRSTNTIVDAKLVAPLGRHTVSVGGQWWDAHMVDAVAPAPYDHTQRALFAEDEWRLARATSLTAGVRYDHHSTFGGQVSPRAYLVLTPATNWTIKGGVSRGFKTPRLEQLAEGITGFGGQGTIPLLGSPGLQPETSTTTEAGAFYVRGGLSLNVGVFRNDFDNKIASGPGLENCSFRGNPNRPGCVDVGNWPNVDLFGQSINVDEAITQGVEAAARLAIGARVNLMSNYTYTDSEQRSGAQAGQPLVNTPRHMFNANVRVSVTDRLGSWVRVEARGSRTRGTSAAAQAARAAIGDFKPYGLVHLGGSYTLTRRITFNATIFNLLNTDFLAYEPYVSNGQTLYASPYNNLQEPLRFWGSVNVSF, encoded by the coding sequence ATGTTCTCCGTGTTGCTCTCTCCCTCTTCGTCGACCGCCCCCTTCGCGGTGCGCGATGCGTCATGGCGTCACCGCCAGTGGCCGCTCGTCCTCGTGGTGACGGGCGTCCTCGCTGCCTGCGCCACACCAGCGATCGCCGCGCCGGCACAAGCAGCCGCGGGCGCGTCATGCACGCACGACGGGCAGTCCGCAGACGCGGGCGGCCTGGTCACGGACGCGTCGACGGCTCCTCTGCCAGACGCCGAGGTGACGCTCACCTGCGGCAGCACGACGCACGTGGTCCGCACGGGCGGCCAGGGCGCATGGAACAGGCCACTGCCTGTCGGCACGTGGGTGGTGACGGCGATCAAGCCCGGTTTCACGCCGCTCACGGGTGAGCTCGTCGTGGCAGTCGGTCAGGACAATCGCGTCACCCTCGCGCTGCCCGTCGCGCCGGTGACCGAGACGGTCACGGTGACGGCAGGCGGCTTCGAGCAGGCCGTCCGCCTCGCGCCCGCCAGCGTCACGGTGGTCGATCGACCGCAGCTGCTGGAGCGCCGCCTCTCGACGATCGCCGAAGCACTCGCCGACGTGGAAGGCGTTGACGTCGGGCAGGACGTGGGCAAGACGGGCGGGCTGACGGTGAGCATGCGTGGCATGCCCAGCGACTACACGCTGATGCTCATCGACGGCCGCCGGCAGAACGCGGCAGGCAACGTGACGCCCAACGGCTTCACCGAGACGGCGACGAGCTTCATGCCCCCCGTGGGCGCCATCGAGCGCATCGAGGTGGTGCGCGGCCCGATGTCGACGCTGTACGGCTCCGACGCGATGGGCGGCGTGGTGAACATCATCACGCGGAGGGTGTCCGATCGCTGGGGCGGCACAGCGACGCTCGACGGCACGCTCCAGTCCAACTCCGACTACGGCAGGACAGGCCAGGGTTCGCTCTATCTGACAGGCCCCGTCATCTCCCGCCGTCTCGGCGTGGCGCTCCGCGGCAACTCCTACCATCGCGAAGCGGCGGCGCTGAAGTACGAGAACGTCGATGGCACGGACGTGCCGCTCACTTCGTTCGGCCTCAGCCCGACGGGCGCCGACATCCAGACGGCCGGCGGCCGGCTGTCCTTCGTGCCCGGTCGCGACCACGACGTCACGTTCGACGCCGACGGCGTGTGGCAGACCTACGACAACAGCGAGCGCCAGCTCGGGACCCTCGGCGTGCAGGGCGGCTACCAGGAGCAGCTGAAGTTCCAGCGCCAGCAGTTCGTGGGCGCGTACGTGGGCCGGCTCGGGTTCGGCGTGATCGACTCGAGCGTCGCGCGCAACGCGACAGAGACGATCGGCCGCACCATCCCGCCCGGCACGCCCGGCCGCGTCGCCGGCGATCCGCGGGCGCTGCGCTCCACCAACACCATCGTCGACGCGAAGCTGGTGGCGCCCCTCGGCCGTCACACCGTTTCGGTCGGTGGCCAGTGGTGGGATGCCCACATGGTCGACGCCGTCGCACCCGCGCCCTACGACCACACGCAGCGCGCGCTCTTCGCCGAAGACGAATGGCGGCTTGCCAGGGCCACGTCGCTCACGGCGGGCGTGCGCTACGACCACCACAGCACCTTTGGCGGCCAGGTGAGCCCGCGCGCGTACCTCGTGCTGACGCCGGCCACCAACTGGACGATCAAGGGCGGCGTGAGCCGCGGCTTCAAGACGCCACGCCTCGAGCAGCTCGCCGAGGGCATCACGGGCTTCGGCGGTCAGGGGACGATCCCGCTCCTCGGCAGCCCGGGCCTGCAACCCGAGACGAGCACCACCACCGAAGCCGGCGCGTTCTACGTGCGCGGCGGCCTGAGCCTGAATGTGGGCGTGTTCCGCAACGACTTCGACAACAAGATCGCGAGCGGGCCTGGCCTCGAGAACTGCAGCTTCCGCGGCAATCCCAATCGTCCGGGCTGCGTGGACGTCGGCAACTGGCCGAACGTCGACCTGTTCGGGCAGTCGATCAACGTGGACGAGGCCATCACGCAGGGCGTCGAGGCGGCCGCGCGCCTGGCCATCGGCGCGCGCGTGAACCTGATGTCCAACTACACGTACACCGACAGCGAGCAGCGCAGCGGCGCGCAGGCCGGACAGCCGCTCGTGAACACGCCGCGGCACATGTTCAACGCCAACGTGCGCGTGTCGGTGACCGATCGTCTCGGCAGCTGGGTGCGCGTCGAAGCGCGCGGCAGCCGCACGCGCGGCACGAGCGCCGCCGCGCAGGCCGCACGCGCGGCCATCGGCGACTTCAAGCCGTACGGCCTGGTCCACCTCGGAGGCTCGTACACGCTCACGCGCCGCATCACGTTCAACGCGACGATCTTCAACCTGCTCAACACGGACTTCCTCGCCTACGAGCCCTACGTTTCCAACGGTCAGACGCTGTACGCGAGTCCGTACAACAACCTCCAGGAGCCGCTCCGCTTCTGGGGTTCGGTGAACGTCAGCTTCTGA
- a CDS encoding NUDIX domain-containing protein, which translates to MPSKTSAGVLLYRQGAEGVEVFLVHPGGPYWSRKDAGAWTIPKGEIEPGEDPLAAATREFLEETGSEVAGPFRALGSVRMRSGKVVYAWATEGEIDATAIRSNVFSMEWPPHSGRQRQFPEADRAAWFTIGEARTRILTGQAPLLDTLVKLLE; encoded by the coding sequence ATGCCTTCGAAGACGAGCGCGGGCGTGTTGCTGTACCGGCAAGGCGCCGAGGGCGTCGAAGTGTTCCTCGTGCACCCCGGTGGCCCGTACTGGTCGCGCAAGGATGCGGGGGCCTGGACGATCCCGAAAGGGGAGATCGAGCCGGGCGAGGATCCGCTTGCTGCCGCGACGCGTGAGTTTCTCGAGGAAACGGGGTCCGAAGTCGCCGGGCCGTTTCGCGCGCTCGGCTCGGTGCGCATGCGCAGCGGCAAGGTGGTGTATGCGTGGGCGACAGAGGGTGAGATCGATGCCACAGCGATTCGCAGCAACGTCTTCTCGATGGAGTGGCCCCCGCACTCCGGCCGCCAGCGCCAGTTCCCCGAGGCAGATCGCGCCGCCTGGTTCACGATCGGCGAGGCCCGGACCCGCATCCTGACAGGCCAGGCCCCGCTGCTCGATACGCTGGTGAAACTGCTGGAGTAG
- a CDS encoding FHA domain-containing protein, with the protein MDARTLAGFGRDVQSRLRTFFDAPLGPGATPIEIVQAILDAVERQAPAVGRGRRVFPWRALDIRVLAPARSAIPAALKGLDARIRERLAEVRCEVPTALVVRASCVDEAPAEWADGQLFDIAGEAHGEMADADVETAESPAMSLARCELVITVIAGTADVAGPFREATVSIGRSVDPSDGYGHLRRNRLAFHDVIDGVNETVGRAHACLKRDGAGDYRLFDEGSRNGTAILRDGELIAVPRRDPRGVRVRSGDEIHLGRAIVRVEIVRNA; encoded by the coding sequence ATGGATGCACGTACGCTCGCGGGGTTCGGCAGGGATGTCCAGTCGCGCCTGCGCACGTTCTTCGACGCGCCGCTCGGACCGGGTGCCACGCCGATCGAGATCGTGCAGGCCATCCTCGACGCCGTGGAGCGGCAGGCGCCGGCCGTTGGCCGCGGCCGGCGCGTGTTCCCCTGGCGAGCGCTCGACATCCGTGTCCTGGCTCCTGCGCGCAGTGCGATCCCGGCGGCGCTGAAGGGACTCGACGCGCGCATTCGCGAACGACTCGCCGAAGTGCGCTGCGAGGTGCCGACGGCCCTCGTCGTTCGCGCGTCGTGCGTTGACGAGGCGCCAGCCGAATGGGCCGACGGACAGTTGTTCGACATCGCGGGTGAGGCACACGGTGAGATGGCGGACGCAGACGTGGAGACCGCGGAATCCCCGGCGATGTCGCTCGCGCGATGCGAACTGGTCATCACCGTGATCGCCGGCACCGCCGATGTGGCGGGTCCTTTCCGCGAGGCGACGGTGTCCATTGGCCGCTCGGTCGATCCCAGCGACGGGTACGGACACCTCCGGCGGAATCGCCTCGCGTTCCACGACGTGATCGACGGCGTGAACGAGACCGTCGGCCGGGCGCATGCGTGCCTGAAGCGCGACGGGGCGGGCGACTACCGCCTGTTCGACGAGGGCAGCCGCAACGGCACGGCGATCCTGCGAGATGGCGAACTCATCGCCGTCCCGCGGCGCGATCCGCGCGGCGTGCGCGTGCGGTCCGGTGACGAGATCCACCTCGGACGGGCAATCGTTCGCGTCGAGATCGTGCGAAACGCTTGA
- a CDS encoding FtsW/RodA/SpoVE family cell cycle protein → MRIIQTTPSRVGRPAASQPGATRAANVEMLGLLATTVVVLFGVGLAIAGRHGLKPVASIPKEQSVVVAPAVLHDLASPAALVPLLTMFESDRERMAVAERLYRRATDTIDPLEHVGGLAGVTVTADERKADSRLVQARARAAARETTGPIRLLSPADLAALKPSLAVRTSSAYLRQLAGAIALFVAAFWIAHVVRRWRGATDDPIVLPTLLLLCGIGLMGMIALRDPLRDAMIASTFASGVAAGLALLLVASELDYESSPLRHTVLLPLAAALLLAVLLLLFGSGPGTSGVKVNLFGGQPVEAIRLLVVFAIAGALARRFELLRELHEAPAAQPAWLRAVRLPRWRDVRPVVASMLLVMAFFFLQKDLGPALVLSGVVIALYAIARGRLAFVFVGTAMLAAGFAAAYAIDVPATVGQRVRIWADPWNNGVTGGNQIAHGLWALATGGLWGSGPGAGSPQSIPEGHTDFVLAALGEQFGAVGVLAVVALFALLAWRCLRIAVRAPGDYSALLGVGLTLALVVQAAVIASGLLGLLPLTGVVTPFLSYGRSSMLANCVAVGIILAVARRRGDVRAHLAQPVRVLGVVLAVVGGVLALRVTWVQVVKADAIAGASSLSGQADGGYRFEYNPRLVAAARAIERGTIYDRRGAVLATSRPSEMRAAGESPGRSRACTDGAPRCYPLGALTFGVIGDWASQANWGARNASYVEREYDTTLKGFDDGQRVVEVVHPRTGARERTVRRDYSALLPLVRHGADSTRSDVALLLGRPRDVHVALDARLQQRTAHALASAIERGGHARGAAVVLDVETGDVLASVSYPMPDASANGLVRVTPSDASTDGARAADALLDRVRYGLYPPGSTFKLLVAAAALRSRPEVQTVPHLCVRLPDGRVGHEIRGWSRPVRDDVMDTVPHGAVDLHKGLVVSCNAYFAQLAMQLGPRPILDAVSTFQIDVARPATAERLRDTLPHAGYGQGEVLVSPLKMARVVASIAGGGLALPARWTLEDDVAPGDAPRFLAESDAARLARDMREVVKVGTGKTLAGNATPIAGKTGTAEVDGRPAHSWFVGFAPYGGSRPIAFAVIVEHAGYGARAAAPVAGAIVDAARDLGYFEKGPETLRSR, encoded by the coding sequence ATGCGCATCATCCAGACGACGCCGTCTCGCGTGGGACGGCCCGCAGCATCGCAGCCCGGCGCCACGCGCGCGGCGAACGTGGAGATGCTCGGCCTCCTCGCGACGACGGTTGTCGTGTTGTTCGGGGTGGGTTTGGCGATCGCAGGACGCCACGGGCTGAAGCCCGTGGCCTCCATCCCCAAAGAACAATCCGTGGTCGTAGCGCCGGCGGTGCTGCACGACCTCGCGTCGCCGGCGGCGCTCGTCCCGCTGCTCACGATGTTCGAGAGCGACCGCGAACGAATGGCGGTGGCGGAACGCCTGTATCGCCGCGCAACTGACACGATCGATCCACTGGAGCACGTCGGTGGTCTGGCTGGCGTGACAGTCACGGCTGACGAGCGCAAGGCCGACAGCCGGCTAGTGCAGGCGCGCGCGCGCGCGGCGGCGCGCGAGACGACAGGGCCGATCCGTCTGCTGTCGCCGGCGGACCTGGCGGCGCTGAAGCCGTCGCTCGCCGTCAGGACGTCGAGCGCGTACCTCAGGCAGCTGGCCGGCGCGATCGCGCTTTTCGTCGCGGCTTTCTGGATCGCACACGTCGTGCGCCGCTGGCGTGGCGCGACCGACGACCCGATCGTCCTGCCGACGCTGCTGCTCCTGTGCGGCATCGGCCTGATGGGGATGATCGCGCTGCGCGATCCGTTGCGCGACGCCATGATCGCCTCGACGTTCGCGAGTGGCGTCGCCGCCGGGCTCGCCCTGCTGCTCGTTGCGTCGGAGCTCGATTATGAGTCGTCGCCGCTCCGCCACACCGTGCTCCTGCCGCTCGCGGCCGCGCTGCTGCTTGCCGTACTGCTGCTCCTGTTCGGGTCCGGGCCCGGCACGAGCGGCGTGAAGGTGAACCTCTTCGGCGGACAGCCCGTCGAAGCGATCCGCCTGCTCGTCGTCTTTGCGATTGCCGGCGCGCTCGCGCGCCGATTCGAACTGTTGCGCGAACTGCACGAAGCGCCGGCGGCACAGCCCGCGTGGCTGCGCGCCGTGCGCCTGCCGCGATGGCGCGACGTGCGTCCCGTAGTGGCGAGCATGTTGCTCGTGATGGCGTTCTTCTTCCTCCAGAAGGATCTCGGACCGGCGCTCGTCCTCTCCGGCGTGGTGATCGCGCTGTATGCGATCGCACGCGGACGCCTGGCATTCGTGTTCGTCGGCACGGCGATGCTGGCGGCCGGCTTCGCCGCGGCGTATGCGATCGACGTCCCGGCAACGGTGGGGCAGCGCGTGCGGATCTGGGCCGATCCCTGGAACAACGGCGTGACGGGCGGCAACCAGATCGCGCATGGCCTGTGGGCGCTCGCGACAGGCGGACTCTGGGGCAGCGGACCGGGTGCAGGCAGTCCGCAGTCGATCCCCGAAGGCCACACGGACTTCGTGCTCGCCGCGCTCGGCGAGCAGTTCGGCGCCGTCGGCGTGCTTGCCGTCGTCGCGCTGTTCGCACTGCTCGCGTGGCGGTGCCTGCGCATCGCCGTACGCGCGCCCGGCGACTACAGCGCGCTGCTTGGCGTTGGCCTCACGCTCGCGCTCGTCGTGCAGGCGGCCGTGATCGCGAGCGGATTGCTCGGCCTGCTGCCGCTCACGGGGGTGGTGACGCCGTTCCTCAGCTACGGCCGGTCGTCGATGCTCGCCAACTGCGTCGCCGTCGGCATCATCCTTGCCGTCGCCCGTCGACGCGGCGACGTGCGTGCGCATCTCGCGCAACCCGTGCGCGTGCTCGGCGTCGTGCTGGCGGTCGTCGGCGGCGTGCTGGCGTTGCGCGTGACGTGGGTGCAGGTGGTGAAGGCCGATGCCATTGCCGGCGCGTCGAGCCTGAGCGGGCAGGCCGATGGCGGCTACCGCTTCGAGTACAACCCGCGTCTGGTCGCCGCGGCGCGGGCCATCGAGCGCGGCACGATCTACGACAGGCGCGGCGCGGTGCTCGCAACGAGCCGGCCGTCGGAGATGCGCGCCGCAGGCGAGTCGCCGGGACGGTCGCGCGCATGTACGGATGGCGCGCCGCGCTGCTATCCGCTCGGTGCCCTGACGTTCGGCGTGATTGGCGACTGGGCCTCGCAGGCCAACTGGGGGGCGCGCAACGCGTCGTACGTCGAGCGCGAGTACGACACCACGCTCAAGGGCTTCGACGATGGGCAGCGGGTGGTGGAGGTGGTGCACCCACGGACGGGTGCGCGCGAACGCACGGTGAGACGCGACTACTCGGCGCTGCTGCCGCTCGTCCGTCATGGGGCCGATTCGACGCGGTCCGACGTGGCGTTGCTGCTGGGGCGTCCGCGCGACGTGCACGTGGCGCTCGACGCGCGACTCCAGCAGCGGACGGCTCACGCGCTCGCGTCGGCGATCGAGCGCGGCGGCCACGCTCGCGGTGCGGCGGTGGTGCTCGACGTCGAGACGGGTGACGTGCTCGCGTCTGTCAGTTATCCGATGCCAGACGCGTCGGCCAACGGGCTGGTTCGCGTGACACCATCCGACGCCAGTACCGATGGTGCGCGCGCGGCGGATGCGCTGCTCGACAGGGTGCGGTACGGGCTGTACCCGCCAGGGTCGACGTTCAAGCTGCTCGTCGCCGCCGCAGCGTTGCGCAGTCGTCCGGAGGTGCAGACGGTTCCGCACCTGTGCGTGCGACTGCCGGACGGGCGCGTGGGCCACGAGATCCGCGGCTGGTCACGGCCCGTGCGTGACGATGTGATGGATACCGTGCCGCATGGCGCCGTCGATCTGCACAAAGGCCTCGTGGTGTCGTGCAACGCGTATTTCGCGCAGCTTGCGATGCAGCTCGGCCCCCGTCCGATCCTCGATGCCGTCTCGACGTTCCAGATCGACGTGGCGCGACCTGCGACAGCCGAGCGCCTGCGCGACACGCTGCCGCACGCCGGCTACGGCCAGGGCGAGGTACTCGTCTCTCCACTGAAGATGGCGCGCGTCGTCGCGTCGATCGCGGGCGGCGGTCTTGCGCTCCCGGCGCGATGGACGCTCGAAGACGATGTGGCGCCTGGTGACGCGCCGCGCTTCCTGGCCGAGAGCGACGCGGCACGCCTCGCGCGAGACATGCGCGAGGTGGTGAAGGTGGGAACAGGCAAGACGCTGGCGGGCAACGCCACGCCGATCGCCGGCAAGACGGGGACCGCCGAGGTCGACGGACGGCCCGCGCACTCGTGGTTCGTCGGCTTCGCTCCATACGGTGGATCGCGTCCCATCGCCTTCGCCGTCATCGTCGAGCACGCCGGATACGGCGCACGTGCGGCGGCGCCCGTGGCGGGCGCGATCGTCGACGCGGCGCGCGACCTCGGGTACTTCGAGAAGGGACCGGAAACCCTTCGTTCCCGGTAA